A window of the Williamsia phyllosphaerae genome harbors these coding sequences:
- a CDS encoding VWA domain-containing protein, giving the protein MTHSSHPDPDPTDRPLAPYPFTAVVGQDALKLALILCAIAPSIGGVLIRGEKGTAKSTIVRALAPLLPAEVHTGAAGRVVELPIGATEDRVVGSLDVQKVLRDGDASFTPGLLAAADGGVLYIDEVNLLADHLVDVLLDAAAMGRVTVERDSVSRSYASRFVLVGTMNPEEGELRPQLLDRFGLTVAVTAPRDVDDRVEVITRRMDYDADPTVFADRWRAADESIAASIATARAAVGSVRLPTSEMRRIAAICTQLDVDGLRGDIVVARTARAHAAWRGADEVDETDVRAAAELALPHRRRRDPFDDTDMSRDDLDSAMDSAAESAQQDSDRDNGDGDADGPTDPTDGGGDPDRDPTDPGPDDDPGSGSPAPDSSPPTGGPAESSDPSPTDTDDATPRRDPIPVGPPPSNLALSQTASVTRTLRVAGVGDGDPGRRSPARSRRGHTVGSTTTVDGSGLHLHATVLAAAAGHGERGGGPRLQVTPADLRGAVRIGREGNLVVFTVDLSGSMTARRRLDAVSGACAALLRDSYQRRDRVAVVVLRGSSATVVVPPTRSVSIALRGLSGVSIGGRTPLAEGLIEATALVERARHTDPRRRPLVVVLTDGRATSGPDAVGRSASAAARLRTRGVDSVVVDCEQGMIRLGLARTLAGHLGGGYVAIDEITADAVTGAVRAAA; this is encoded by the coding sequence GTGACCCACTCCTCCCACCCCGATCCCGACCCCACCGACCGTCCTCTCGCCCCGTACCCGTTCACCGCGGTGGTGGGTCAGGACGCGCTCAAGCTCGCTCTCATCCTCTGCGCGATCGCACCGTCGATCGGTGGGGTGCTGATCCGCGGCGAGAAGGGCACGGCCAAGTCGACGATCGTGCGCGCCCTCGCGCCGCTGCTGCCGGCCGAGGTCCACACCGGCGCGGCCGGACGCGTCGTCGAACTGCCGATCGGTGCCACCGAGGACCGGGTCGTCGGATCACTCGACGTGCAGAAGGTCCTGCGCGACGGCGACGCGTCGTTCACGCCGGGACTGCTCGCGGCGGCCGACGGGGGCGTGCTCTACATCGACGAGGTGAACCTGCTCGCCGACCACCTCGTCGACGTACTCCTCGACGCCGCCGCGATGGGACGGGTGACCGTCGAGCGCGACTCGGTGTCGCGCAGCTATGCCTCCCGTTTCGTCCTCGTGGGCACCATGAATCCCGAAGAGGGAGAACTGCGTCCGCAGCTGCTCGACCGGTTCGGCCTGACCGTCGCGGTCACCGCACCCCGCGACGTCGACGACCGGGTCGAGGTCATCACCCGCCGGATGGACTACGACGCCGACCCGACGGTGTTCGCCGACCGCTGGCGCGCCGCCGATGAATCGATCGCGGCATCGATCGCCACCGCGCGGGCCGCGGTCGGATCGGTCCGGCTGCCCACCTCGGAGATGCGTCGTATCGCCGCCATCTGCACCCAGCTCGACGTCGACGGTCTCCGCGGCGACATCGTCGTCGCCCGGACCGCCCGCGCCCATGCCGCCTGGCGGGGGGCCGACGAGGTCGACGAGACCGACGTGCGGGCCGCCGCGGAGCTCGCGTTGCCGCACCGTCGCCGCCGGGACCCCTTCGACGACACCGACATGAGCCGCGACGACCTCGACTCGGCCATGGACTCCGCTGCCGAATCGGCGCAGCAGGACTCCGACCGCGACAACGGTGACGGCGACGCCGACGGACCGACCGATCCCACCGACGGCGGGGGCGATCCCGACCGGGACCCGACCGATCCCGGGCCCGACGACGACCCGGGATCGGGGTCGCCCGCCCCGGACTCATCGCCGCCCACCGGCGGACCCGCCGAGTCGAGCGATCCGTCGCCCACCGACACCGATGACGCGACACCGCGGCGCGATCCGATCCCGGTCGGGCCACCGCCGTCGAACCTCGCTCTCTCGCAGACCGCCTCGGTCACCCGCACGCTGCGGGTCGCCGGTGTCGGCGACGGCGACCCCGGCCGGCGATCGCCGGCGCGCAGCAGGCGCGGACACACGGTCGGATCGACCACGACGGTCGACGGATCCGGCCTGCACCTGCACGCCACCGTGTTGGCGGCGGCGGCCGGTCACGGCGAGCGCGGCGGAGGGCCACGACTCCAGGTCACACCCGCGGACCTGCGGGGAGCGGTACGCATCGGTCGCGAGGGAAACCTCGTCGTGTTCACCGTCGACCTGTCCGGATCGATGACCGCACGCCGACGGCTCGACGCGGTCAGCGGCGCTTGCGCGGCGCTGCTGCGCGACTCCTACCAGCGCCGCGACCGCGTCGCGGTGGTCGTGCTGCGCGGATCGAGCGCCACCGTCGTCGTCCCACCGACCCGATCGGTGAGCATCGCGTTGCGCGGTCTGTCCGGGGTGTCCATCGGCGGCCGCACACCACTCGCCGAGGGACTGATCGAGGCCACCGCCCTGGTCGAACGCGCACGACACACCGACCCACGCCGCCGACCGTTGGTCGTGGTCCTCACCGACGGCCGCGCCACCAGCGGTCCCGACGCGGTCGGACGCTCCGCATCCGCCGCCGCCCGACTGCGTACCCGCGGCGTCGACAGCGTGGTGGTGGACTGCGAACAGGGCATGATCCGTCTGGGGCTGGCCCGTACGCTGGCCGGACACCTCGGTGGCGGCTACGTGGCGATCGACGAGATCACCGCCGACGCCGTGACCGGCGCAGTCCGAGCCGCAGCCTGA
- the cobA gene encoding uroporphyrinogen-III C-methyltransferase: protein MSAPTPDDPAVADGSGDDHYLVGLDLRGRRVVLIGGGSVVTRRLGTLSASGADIHVIAIDPTPTVESFPGITVERRAYRDGDLDGAWYALACTDDAEVNAAVVAEAERRRIFCVRADDARHGSAVTPASIQHDRLNIGVLASGDHRRSARIRSEIGQGLIDGTLGTAVPGTYPAGVALVGGGPGDPELITVRGRRLLAAADVVVADRLAPPALLAELAPWVEIIDAAKVPYGRAMKQEAINQALIDHARAGKFVVRLKGGDPYVYGRGFEELAACVQAGVAVTVVPGITSAIAAPAAAGIPVTHRGVTHEVVIVSGHLRPGHPDSLIDWPALARLRGTIVLMMAVERLEEFTTALVEGGRDPQTPVAIIEHASMPTQRSVTADLATAGEVARAQDIRPPAIVVIGEVAAFDALTGSLGRVTA, encoded by the coding sequence ATGTCCGCACCCACCCCTGACGACCCGGCCGTGGCCGATGGGTCCGGCGACGACCACTATCTGGTCGGCCTCGACCTGCGCGGGCGACGCGTCGTGCTCATCGGCGGGGGATCGGTCGTCACCCGCCGACTCGGCACCCTCTCGGCCAGCGGCGCCGACATCCACGTCATCGCGATCGACCCGACACCGACCGTCGAGTCGTTCCCCGGCATCACCGTGGAGCGTCGCGCCTACCGCGACGGCGATCTCGACGGCGCCTGGTACGCGCTCGCCTGCACCGACGACGCCGAGGTGAACGCCGCGGTGGTCGCCGAGGCCGAGCGCCGACGGATCTTCTGTGTGCGCGCCGACGACGCCCGCCACGGCAGCGCCGTCACCCCGGCGTCGATCCAGCACGACCGCCTGAACATCGGGGTGCTCGCATCGGGTGATCACCGCCGGTCGGCCCGTATCCGGTCGGAGATCGGCCAGGGGCTCATCGACGGGACCCTGGGCACCGCGGTCCCGGGCACCTATCCGGCCGGTGTCGCCCTCGTCGGCGGCGGTCCGGGTGACCCGGAACTGATCACCGTCCGCGGCCGCCGGCTCCTCGCCGCGGCCGACGTGGTCGTCGCCGACCGCCTCGCCCCGCCCGCCCTGCTCGCCGAGCTGGCGCCGTGGGTGGAGATCATCGACGCGGCCAAGGTGCCCTACGGCCGCGCCATGAAGCAGGAGGCGATCAACCAGGCGTTGATCGACCACGCGCGCGCCGGGAAGTTCGTGGTCCGCCTCAAGGGCGGTGACCCCTACGTCTACGGCCGCGGTTTCGAGGAACTGGCGGCGTGCGTGCAGGCCGGTGTCGCGGTGACGGTGGTGCCCGGCATCACCAGCGCCATCGCCGCCCCCGCCGCCGCAGGTATCCCGGTCACCCATCGCGGGGTCACCCACGAGGTCGTCATCGTCTCCGGTCACCTCCGGCCCGGACACCCCGACTCGCTCATCGACTGGCCCGCCCTGGCACGACTGCGGGGCACCATCGTGCTCATGATGGCCGTCGAACGACTCGAGGAGTTCACCACCGCGCTCGTCGAGGGTGGTCGAGACCCGCAGACCCCGGTCGCGATCATCGAACACGCCTCGATGCCCACCCAGCGCAGCGTCACCGCCGACCTCGCCACGGCGGGCGAGGTCGCCCGGGCGCAGGATATCCGCCCGCCGGCGATCGTCGTGATCGGCGAGGTCGCCGCGTTCGACGCACTCACCGGATCGCTGGGACGGGTCACGGCCTGA
- a CDS encoding GNAT family N-acetyltransferase has product MTATATLHRSWAQDLDTALMYKILKLRVDVFVVEQSCPYAELDGRDLDQDTRHLWLQQEGEIVCTLRLLEEHDDGKSFRIGRLCTERGHRGQGHTTRLLRTALAEVGSHACRIDAQTYLVDMYAKHGFAPEGPEYLLDGIPHVPMRRGGGEPWQAS; this is encoded by the coding sequence ATGACTGCCACCGCGACGTTGCACCGGAGTTGGGCCCAGGACCTCGACACCGCTCTGATGTACAAGATCCTGAAGTTGCGGGTGGACGTGTTCGTCGTCGAGCAGTCCTGCCCCTACGCAGAACTCGACGGGCGCGACCTCGACCAGGACACGCGGCACCTCTGGTTGCAGCAGGAGGGCGAGATCGTCTGCACGCTGCGTCTGCTCGAGGAGCACGACGACGGCAAGTCGTTCCGCATCGGGCGGTTGTGCACCGAACGCGGTCACCGCGGACAGGGACACACCACGCGCCTGCTGCGGACCGCGCTGGCCGAGGTCGGGTCACACGCGTGCCGCATCGACGCGCAGACCTACCTGGTGGACATGTACGCCAAGCACGGTTTCGCACCCGAGGGTCCCGAGTACCTGCTCGACGGCATCCCGCACGTGCCGATGCGTCGTGGCGGCGGGGAGCCCTGGCAGGCCTCGTGA
- the cobO gene encoding cob(I)yrinic acid a,c-diamide adenosyltransferase, with product MPQGVPAVVPDDGLTTRQRRNSALLAVHTGDGKGKSTAAFGMAMRAWNAGLDIGVFQFVKNAKWKVGEETAMTALGELHDRTGQGGPVQWHKMGSGWSWIRHGDAETDHAAQAREGWTEIARRLREETHDFYVLDEFTYPLGWGWIELDEVLDALAERPGKQHVVITGRRAPEGLVAAADLVTDMTKTKHPMDAGRKGQKGIEW from the coding sequence GTGCCGCAAGGAGTCCCCGCCGTCGTACCCGACGACGGCCTGACCACCCGCCAGCGTCGCAACAGCGCGCTGCTGGCCGTCCACACCGGCGACGGCAAGGGGAAGTCGACCGCCGCGTTCGGCATGGCGATGCGCGCCTGGAACGCCGGTCTCGACATCGGCGTGTTCCAGTTCGTCAAGAACGCCAAGTGGAAGGTCGGCGAGGAGACCGCGATGACCGCGCTCGGCGAACTGCACGACCGGACCGGACAGGGTGGCCCGGTGCAGTGGCACAAGATGGGTTCGGGCTGGTCGTGGATCCGGCACGGTGACGCCGAGACCGATCATGCCGCGCAGGCCCGGGAGGGGTGGACCGAGATCGCCCGCCGACTGCGCGAGGAGACACACGACTTCTACGTCCTCGACGAGTTCACCTACCCGCTCGGCTGGGGCTGGATCGAACTCGACGAGGTGCTCGACGCCCTCGCCGAGCGCCCTGGCAAGCAACACGTCGTCATCACCGGTCGCCGAGCGCCCGAGGGCCTCGTGGCCGCCGCGGATCTCGTCACCGACATGACCAAGACCAAGCATCCGATGGACGCAGGACGCAAGGGACAGAAGGGAATCGAATGGTGA
- the yaaA gene encoding peroxide stress protein YaaA, producing MLIVLPPSETKSDGGRGAPLDLATLSFPSLTAVRERIATALVELAADPARSATVLGLGQRQLAEVDRNAALWTSPTRPAIERYTGVLYDALGVGDLTRASRTKADERLAVGSALFGVVRARDQIPAYRLSSGSKLPGMGTLAAQWKPDLTDALTGLDDEVVVDLRSGGYRALGPIAGAMDVTVLTEAADGSRSVVSHFNKHHKGVMARSLVTTRKRVRDIDSLAAVVSDGGQRTEIASATELIILTD from the coding sequence GTGCTCATCGTTCTGCCGCCCTCGGAGACCAAGTCCGACGGCGGGCGTGGCGCCCCGCTGGACCTGGCGACGCTGTCGTTCCCGTCACTGACCGCGGTGCGCGAGCGCATCGCGACGGCACTGGTGGAGTTGGCCGCCGACCCGGCCCGCAGCGCGACGGTCCTGGGTCTCGGTCAGCGGCAACTCGCCGAGGTCGACCGCAACGCGGCGCTGTGGACCTCACCGACCCGACCGGCCATCGAGCGGTACACCGGGGTGCTCTACGACGCCCTCGGCGTCGGTGACCTGACCCGGGCGTCGCGCACCAAGGCCGACGAGAGGCTGGCGGTGGGATCCGCGCTGTTCGGGGTCGTGCGCGCCCGCGACCAGATCCCGGCCTACCGCCTCTCGTCGGGATCGAAGCTGCCCGGCATGGGGACGCTGGCCGCGCAGTGGAAGCCCGACCTGACCGATGCGCTGACCGGACTCGACGACGAGGTGGTCGTCGATCTGCGGTCGGGTGGCTACCGCGCGTTGGGGCCGATCGCCGGCGCGATGGACGTGACGGTGCTGACCGAGGCCGCGGACGGATCACGCAGCGTGGTCAGCCATTTCAACAAGCACCACAAGGGTGTGATGGCGCGGTCGTTGGTGACGACCCGCAAGCGGGTGCGCGACATCGACTCGCTCGCCGCGGTGGTGTCCGACGGTGGGCAGCGCACCGAGATCGCGTCGGCGACCGAACTGATCATCCTCACCGACTGA
- the mqo gene encoding malate dehydrogenase (quinone): MSSSSAVVKTDVVLVGAGIMSATLGVLIRSLQPDWSVSVFERLDAAAAESSDPWNNAGTGHSALCELNYTPQTADGGVDITKAITINEQFQVSRQFWAHAIENGILNNPSEFINPIPHVSFTHGADGVDYLRKRYDALAGHPLFKGMEYIDDPSEFTKRLPLMSTGRDFSDPVALNWFEGGTDVDFGALTQKLLNTVADGGNVNFGHSVTDLKKQSDGSWMVKVVNLRTKQKTTVHAGFVFVGAGGGAIHLLQKSGIKEARQFGGFPVSGAFFRCTNAELIDEHHAKVYGRAAVGAPPMSVPHLDTRVINHKPGLLFGPYAGWSPKFLKEGSNLDLLKSVTPFNAFPIASIAPKEFGLLKYLISELAANSNDRVKTLQEFVPRALGADWELITAGQRVQVIRKNGAMSGALEFGTAVVNSEDGTMAGLLGASPGASTAVPAMLDVLERCFPRHFEAWKPALAEMIPSFGHKLSENETLFGEVWDWTSKVLELSSTPADDSVADDERRVAAPTPV; the protein is encoded by the coding sequence GTGTCTTCATCGTCTGCGGTCGTCAAAACCGACGTCGTCCTGGTCGGAGCGGGAATCATGAGCGCCACCCTGGGTGTGCTCATCCGATCGCTGCAGCCGGACTGGTCGGTCAGTGTCTTCGAGCGCCTCGACGCGGCGGCCGCCGAGAGCAGCGACCCGTGGAACAACGCGGGCACCGGGCACTCCGCTCTGTGTGAGCTGAACTACACCCCGCAGACGGCGGACGGTGGTGTCGACATCACCAAGGCGATCACCATCAACGAGCAGTTCCAGGTGTCGCGGCAGTTCTGGGCGCACGCCATCGAGAACGGCATCCTCAACAACCCCAGCGAGTTCATCAACCCGATCCCGCACGTGAGCTTCACCCACGGCGCGGACGGGGTGGACTACCTGCGCAAGCGCTACGACGCGCTCGCCGGGCATCCCCTCTTCAAGGGCATGGAGTACATCGACGACCCGTCCGAGTTCACCAAGCGGCTGCCGCTGATGTCGACCGGCCGTGACTTCTCCGACCCGGTGGCGCTGAACTGGTTCGAAGGTGGCACCGACGTCGACTTCGGCGCCCTGACCCAGAAGCTGCTCAACACCGTCGCCGACGGCGGCAACGTCAACTTCGGACACTCGGTCACCGACCTGAAGAAGCAGTCCGACGGCAGCTGGATGGTCAAGGTCGTCAACCTGCGGACCAAGCAGAAGACCACCGTGCACGCCGGCTTCGTTTTCGTCGGCGCCGGCGGTGGCGCCATCCACCTGCTGCAGAAGTCCGGCATCAAGGAAGCCCGTCAGTTCGGTGGGTTCCCGGTCAGTGGTGCGTTCTTCCGCTGCACGAACGCCGAACTGATCGACGAGCACCACGCGAAGGTCTACGGACGCGCCGCGGTGGGTGCGCCGCCGATGTCGGTGCCGCACCTCGACACCCGCGTCATCAACCACAAGCCGGGCCTGCTCTTCGGCCCGTACGCGGGCTGGTCGCCGAAGTTCCTCAAGGAGGGCAGCAACCTCGACCTGCTCAAGTCGGTGACGCCCTTCAATGCGTTCCCGATCGCGAGCATCGCCCCCAAGGAGTTCGGGCTGCTGAAGTACCTCATCAGCGAGCTAGCGGCCAACTCGAACGACCGGGTGAAGACCCTGCAGGAGTTCGTCCCGCGGGCACTCGGCGCCGACTGGGAGCTCATCACCGCCGGGCAGCGTGTCCAGGTCATCCGCAAGAACGGCGCCATGAGCGGTGCCCTCGAGTTCGGTACCGCCGTGGTCAATTCCGAGGACGGCACCATGGCCGGCCTGCTGGGCGCATCGCCCGGCGCGTCGACCGCCGTGCCCGCGATGCTCGACGTCCTCGAGCGTTGTTTCCCGCGGCATTTCGAGGCCTGGAAGCCGGCGCTCGCCGAGATGATCCCGTCCTTCGGGCACAAGCTGTCCGAGAACGAGACGCTGTTCGGTGAGGTGTGGGACTGGACGTCGAAGGTGCTCGAACTGTCGAGCACCCCCGCCGACGACTCGGTCGCCGACGACGAGCGCCGCGTGGCAGCTCCCACCCCCGTGTGA
- a CDS encoding cobyrinate a,c-diamide synthase: MVNPAIPTVVIAAPSSGSGKTTVATGLIGALTGAGHRVAPFKVGPDFIDPGYHAVAAGRPGRNLDPNLVGPDRVAPLFAAGCAGADFAVVEGVMGLFDGRITDDDLQGGGPGGGGFDGSGPAMGSTAHVAALIGAPVIVVVDASGHSQTLAAILHGLRSFDPSVDICGVILNRVGSPRHEHVLRQACDRVGLPVFAVLGRATELVVPSRHLGLIPAVEHGGAARTAVEAMAQLVSATADLGAVVAAGRTRRAMSGPVWSAAEEVAVARARADVRAPKRPMRVAVAGGAAFTFSYAEHAELLAAAGAEVVSFDPLQDPLPEASDAVIVGGGFPEEHVHTLAANVELLDQLRAHADAGRPIHAECAGLLYLARDLDGHTMADVLPVRGHFGPSLTLGYRDAVALADSSVFTAGTRITGHEFHRSTVEPIGSAQAAWGWRRVGTSLTDGVIAGSVHASYLHTHPAGAPESVVRLVDSAAAATADAELVPGHTSSVRSTHVRTHP, translated from the coding sequence ATGGTGAACCCCGCGATCCCCACCGTGGTCATCGCCGCGCCCTCGTCGGGCAGCGGCAAGACCACCGTCGCGACCGGACTGATCGGGGCGCTGACGGGTGCCGGGCACCGGGTGGCCCCGTTCAAGGTGGGCCCCGACTTCATCGACCCCGGCTACCACGCGGTCGCGGCCGGCCGGCCGGGACGCAATCTCGATCCCAACCTCGTCGGCCCCGATCGCGTCGCACCGTTGTTCGCCGCCGGGTGCGCCGGTGCCGACTTCGCCGTCGTCGAGGGCGTCATGGGTCTGTTCGACGGGCGCATAACCGACGACGACCTGCAGGGCGGCGGTCCCGGCGGCGGTGGCTTCGACGGCAGTGGTCCGGCCATGGGCTCCACCGCGCACGTGGCCGCGCTCATCGGCGCCCCCGTCATCGTCGTCGTCGACGCATCCGGGCACAGCCAGACGCTCGCCGCGATCCTGCACGGTCTGCGCAGCTTCGACCCGTCGGTCGACATCTGCGGCGTCATCCTCAACCGTGTGGGCTCACCCCGTCACGAACACGTCCTGCGGCAGGCGTGCGACCGCGTCGGTCTGCCGGTCTTCGCCGTACTGGGCCGCGCCACCGAACTCGTCGTGCCCTCACGCCACCTCGGGCTGATCCCGGCCGTCGAACACGGGGGAGCGGCGCGGACCGCCGTCGAGGCGATGGCGCAACTGGTCTCCGCGACCGCGGATCTCGGCGCCGTGGTGGCCGCGGGTCGCACCCGCCGCGCGATGTCGGGGCCGGTGTGGTCGGCCGCCGAGGAGGTCGCCGTCGCGCGGGCGCGCGCCGACGTCCGTGCACCGAAGCGACCCATGCGGGTCGCGGTCGCCGGGGGCGCCGCGTTCACCTTCAGCTACGCCGAGCACGCCGAACTCCTGGCCGCCGCCGGGGCCGAGGTCGTCTCCTTCGATCCGCTGCAGGACCCTCTGCCCGAGGCCTCGGATGCGGTCATCGTCGGTGGGGGTTTCCCCGAGGAGCACGTGCACACCCTCGCCGCCAATGTCGAACTGCTCGACCAGCTCCGGGCGCACGCGGATGCGGGCCGACCGATCCACGCCGAGTGCGCGGGACTGCTCTATCTGGCCCGCGACCTCGACGGCCACACCATGGCCGACGTGCTCCCGGTACGCGGCCACTTCGGTCCGTCCCTGACGCTGGGCTACCGCGACGCGGTCGCGCTCGCGGACTCCTCGGTGTTCACCGCGGGCACCCGGATCACCGGCCACGAGTTCCACCGCAGCACCGTCGAACCGATCGGGTCCGCGCAGGCCGCCTGGGGATGGCGACGGGTCGGCACCTCGCTGACCGACGGCGTCATCGCCGGGTCGGTGCACGCCTCCTACCTGCACACCCACCCGGCAGGTGCGCCCGAGTCCGTTGTCCGACTGGTCGATTCCGCCGCAGCGGCGACCGCCGATGCGGAATTGGTACCCGGACACACCTCGTCGGTACGGTCTACGCATGTCCGCACCCACCCCTGA
- a CDS encoding alpha/beta hydrolase, translating to MASTPHTPVPPTSDTSLAAGSARWGPDLLGDGFEALTIDLGDDPDGQAPIDATLVRHRRTSEPDDTVGVRPSVLYVHGFTDYFFQVALADAFAAAGYDFHALDLRKCGRSLRDGHTPHYISDLALYDAELDAALDVIDAAHPGTPIVVAAHSTGGLITPLWLDRLRTRDPQRHNRVTGLVLNSPWFDLQGPPGLRSYGTVFVNAVAKLGGLRVIPRTLPGGYGQSLHSSAHGEWDYDLRLKPLSGFPVTFGFLSAVRRGHARLHRGLDVGVPSLVLRSARSALGGPYRPAVDTADNVLDTAQIARWSGCLGNRVTAVPIEGARHDVFLSRAQPRAAAYAELSRWLSENTPTLSTRREIHPPNPGTVPARGART from the coding sequence GTGGCTTCCACCCCGCACACACCCGTGCCCCCCACCTCTGACACATCCCTCGCGGCGGGGTCCGCGCGGTGGGGTCCAGATCTGCTCGGCGACGGTTTCGAGGCGCTGACGATCGACCTCGGCGACGACCCGGACGGACAGGCCCCGATCGACGCCACGCTGGTCCGACACCGCCGGACCAGCGAACCCGACGACACCGTGGGCGTGCGACCGTCCGTCCTCTATGTCCACGGCTTCACCGACTACTTCTTCCAGGTCGCGCTCGCCGACGCCTTCGCCGCGGCCGGATACGACTTCCATGCGCTGGACCTGCGCAAATGCGGCCGGTCATTACGCGACGGGCACACGCCGCACTACATCTCCGACCTCGCGCTCTACGACGCCGAACTCGACGCCGCGCTCGACGTCATCGACGCCGCGCACCCGGGGACACCGATCGTGGTGGCTGCACACTCGACCGGCGGTCTGATCACCCCGCTGTGGCTCGACCGCCTCCGGACCCGCGATCCGCAGCGGCACAACCGGGTCACCGGCCTGGTCCTCAACAGTCCGTGGTTCGACCTCCAGGGCCCACCCGGATTGCGGTCGTACGGAACGGTGTTCGTCAACGCCGTCGCGAAACTGGGCGGCCTGCGGGTGATCCCGCGCACACTGCCCGGCGGGTACGGGCAGAGTCTGCACAGCTCCGCCCACGGCGAATGGGATTACGACCTGCGACTCAAACCCCTCTCGGGGTTCCCGGTGACCTTCGGGTTCCTCTCCGCCGTACGCCGCGGACACGCCCGTCTGCACCGAGGACTCGACGTCGGCGTGCCGTCGCTGGTGCTGCGGTCGGCGCGCAGCGCTCTCGGCGGTCCGTACCGACCGGCCGTCGACACCGCCGACAACGTCCTCGACACCGCACAGATCGCCCGCTGGAGCGGGTGCCTCGGCAACCGGGTCACCGCGGTCCCGATCGAGGGCGCACGCCATGACGTGTTCCTGTCGCGTGCGCAGCCCCGCGCCGCCGCCTACGCCGAACTGTCCCGATGGCTGTCGGAGAACACCCCCACGCTGTCCACCCGCCGTGAGATCCACCCACCGAACCCGGGCACCGTCCCGGCACGAGGAGCACGTACATGA